A stretch of Coccidioides posadasii str. Silveira chromosome 2, complete sequence DNA encodes these proteins:
- a CDS encoding uncharacterized protein (EggNog:ENOG410PFKA~COG:U~BUSCO:13787at33183) → MSEPTATPGPKPSSSVKLVLLGEAAVGKSSLVLRFVNNDFQENKEPTIGAAFLTQKCSLPTRTIKFEIWDTAGQERFASLAPMYYRNAQAALVVYDLTKPSSLTKAKHWVAELQRQASPGIVIALVGNKLDLTNDGNGEGAVSATDATGVDGSPAADADGGDEGENEGEDQTTPGDARKISTQEASSYADDEGLLFFETSAKTGVNVAEVFTAIANAIPETSLKSSRGAGAGAGAGHTALGAGRPGEDTRVNLRDRGAATAKEGCAC, encoded by the exons ATGTCCGAGCCTACTGCGACACCCGGTCCCAAGCCAAGTAGCAGTGTTAAGCTGGTTCTCCTTGGAGAGGCTGCTGTTGGAAAG TCCTCCCTCGTCCTTCGATTCGTGAACAATGACTTTCAAGAGAATAAGGAGCCCACTATCGGTG CTGCGTTCTTGACCCAGAAATGCTCCCTCCCAACGCGCACAATCAAGTTTGAGATCTGGGATACCGCGGGCCAGGAGCGGTTTGCTTCCCTCGCCCCGATGTATTACCGAAACGCACAGGCTGCCCTTGTTGTCTACGATCTTACCAAACCTTCCTCCCTCACAAAAGCGAAGCATTGGGTTGCCGAGCTCCAGCGACAAGCAAGCCCGGGTATCGTCATTGCATTGGTCGGTAACAAGCTCGACCTGACGAATGACGGTAATGGTGAGGGTGCGGTATCGGCCACGGACGCAACAGGCGTCGATGGGTCGCCAGCAGCAGACGCCGATGGTGGTGATGAAGGTGAGAATGAAGGAGAAGATCAAACCACGCCTGGCGATGCAAGAAAGATCTCTACACAGGAAGCCAGCTCATATGCAGACGACGAGGGCCTTCTATTTTTTGAAACCAGCGCAAAGACGGGAGTAAACGTTGCGGAGGTTTTCACTGCCATCGCCAATGCCATTCCGGAAACCAGCCTCAAGAGCTCAAGAGGGGCGGGAGCTGGCGCCGGTGCCGGTCACACTGCTTTGGGAGCTGGAAGACCAGGGGAAGATACACGAGTCAATCTCCGAGATCGCGGGGCAGCTACGGCAAAGGAAGGTTGTGCTTGTTAA
- a CDS encoding uncharacterized protein (EggNog:ENOG410PJ14~COG:S~TransMembrane:1 (o76-95i)~BUSCO:3885at33183) has translation MPLGLLRTRAVFGAGRSFIRPNYAPWTVNRIRLYGSQDLSPGGPPQPGQETPEMPERDSRSDEPTLRSTLLRMFESAATTFASIAVLGLAGYSYYKYYKYLVLKKMDNAFNPGDPVLEVAGVAPSMGTEGSDTTHWIQREEQTRVDEIINGTTKGRYFLLIGEKGTGKSSMILDAMRKIDGAGVAMFEAHADLEIFRVRLGKALDFEYHEDYIGSLFSIRGPRDTTALLDIERALNKLEKVALRRRRKSKTPLILIVNSTHLVSDDEDGRDLLEMLQQRAEQWAASNLITIVFNSDDYWVYERLKRYASRMEVIPVPDLPKDKAMRALYQFRAKYLNETTPKEILEEIYDKVGGRLTFLNRVAKATDMIAACDAICQAEKTWFLNKCWILGEEMDDDVMDEQKYSSAAMVLAKALVDLEKDMESTYDPEKGHILPELPLHKARQVMTRADFIQSYDHDNIFTIDSRAMVRADSVPMQRAFREICSEPGFEEHLEATLDRISDIESLGRTREVTVKDFWHGGKFKAIMRDRKGRETGTLEIGVVKPEGEEDDDGDD, from the exons ATGCCATTGGGTTTGCTGCGCACACGGGCTGTCTTTGGTGCTGGAAGAAGTTTCATTCGCCCTAATTATGCGCCATGGACAGTGAACCGGATCCGCCTCTATGGCTCCCAAGACCTCAGCCCTGGCGGTCCTCCTCAGCCCGGCCAGGAGACTCCAGAGATGCCAGAAAGGGATTCCAGGTCTGATGAACCCACTTTAAGGTCTACGCTTCTGCGGATGTTTGAGTCTGCAGCAACCACGTTCGCTTCAATCGCTGTATTAGG TCTTGCCGGCTATTCTTACTACAagtattataaatatttagTACTTAAGAAAATGGATAACGCATTCAATCCCGGAGACCCTGTGCTGGAAGTCGCCGGTGTAGCCCCGTCAATGGGAACGGAGGGAAGCGACACAACGCATTGGATTCAGCGTGAAGAGCAAACTAGAGTCGATGAAATAATCAATGGCACTACCAAAGGCCGCTATTTTCTTCTGATCGGAGAGAAAGGGACCGGGAAAAGCTCCATGATCCTTGACGCCATGCGAAAGATCGATGGCGCCGGAGTTGCCATGTTCGAGGCCCATGCAGACCTTGAAATCTTTCGGGTTCGATTAGGAAAGGCCCTGGATTTTGAGTACCATGAAGA CTACATAGGCAGCCTTTTCAGTATTCGGGGACCACGTGATACAACAGCGCTGCTCGATATTGAGCGGGCCCTTAATAAATTAGAAAAAGTTGCATTAcggagaaggagaaagagcAAAACGCCCTTGATCCTGATAGTCAATAGCACCCATTTGGTCAGTGACGACGAGGATGGGCGCGATCTTCTAGAGATGCTCCAGCAGCGAGCAGAGCAATGGGCTGCAAGCAATCTTATAACAATAG TCTTCAATAGCGATGACTACTGGGTTTATGAGCGCCTCAAGCGCTATGCTTCTCGAATGGAAGTTATCCCAGTCCCGGACCTTCCAAAAGACAAAGCAATGAGAGCGCTTTACCAGTTCCGCGCAAAGTACCTCAATGAAACTACTCCGAAGGAAATATTGGAAGAAATATACGACAAAGTTGGTGGAAGGCTAACATTTTTGAACCGAGTTGCCAAGGCCACAGACATGATCGCGGCCTGCGACGCGATTTGCCAAGCCGAGAAGACATGGTTCTTGAACAAATGCTGGATTTTGGGAGAGGAAATGGACGACGACGTAATGGATGAACAAAAATATTCC TCTGCCGCTATGGTTCTCGCCAAAGCCCTTGTTGATTTGGAAAAGGATATGGAATCCACCTATGACCCCGAAAAAGGTCACATACTTCCAGAACTCCCACTTCACAAAGCACGGCAAGTGATGACTAGAGCCGATTTTATCCAAAGCTACGACCACGACAATATATTTACGATCGACTCCAGGGCAATGGTGCGGGCAGATTCTGTTCCGATGCAGCGCGCATTTCGAGAGATCTGCTCCGAGCCTGGATTCGAAGAGCACCTCGAAGCTACCCTGGATCGCATCTCCGACATCGAGAGCTTGGGCAGAACTCGTGAAGTCACTGTAAAAGATTTCTGGCACGGCGGCAAGTTCAAAGCTATCATGCGTGATCGCAAGGGAAGAGAGACTGGTACATTGGAAATTGGCGTGGTTAAACCTGAGGgtgaggaggatgatgatggtgatgattGA
- a CDS encoding uncharacterized protein (EggNog:ENOG410PQW2~COG:S): MASNPPRSRSRSIPPATSKWCNRVLRPLTSAILRLEKYWKSASIQPHEITHSISEESQGVTSKSRNDGGRASGCGETSDSETGKDDPTWVPRNAVRKRVKHKYSGRRESLNSIARARSRVVVRSPERERLQPGAFTIATPLISGSKSRYIEQDFRDETTIHTAETRLNPAGSSASVKSKPTHNEFPIDIPPTDKDVYGDPSYFSIVGGVVYAFDTFLKITAIDDAKPTSKRVPSLLSMALNKTSEYILQEQDRLDNDEENDEDIDVADVIFTDLEDTYTSTNKGWRPLRTLVRAHGIRLVCETIRKRWIHAQLARYFVLKALEIPANHAAEELLGVIHYITPAMPPPKSLDSVLLSEQKQLWPLAGYMRRSCSLAVFFREISSLLIRGALPAEWMATSSMKSYVIDAMQSVISNDEHLAASVKFLTAVVQASLGLVKPKGPSPLGLSPNTLNKSALASKSIRGGLRSGKEATSWQMPINEEVIPEALNNTICSIFTVLCSVHVARFGSGALTKSPMWHIITHVTSVVQRYLEENVHETKDDYKGHEIRIGYALVTQYLLEHLESTADSLRDRSRARSSPLFLDSVEHFIRFSPNRKELLTALSGLFLQVARCLGRARGRNSFDVVKSLTRLFTSTDLRRYPTFRAALAKVAVEVALNFAEYTCLREHHEWAAELQEEVAESDLGTLDHRVEPLTPSLCLKTTGFRWEDGIGEWVAKTPCAKRNVTSRGSSVKAHQQARLTSEKTDSSSTADGDSDSGWGSAGDDKSSIDEFDSSVTSNFSPPPFPRKRKFGSDESEFEDSAVSDTTSAYRMRRWRDTSHSTWNSRYDNVINAKAHGPTTRNQRAPQDERRPNNKRSTKAISIAIAVELPSAVPRKSSDFEVVIHTNDFKGGAESVSTGDSNSGEMVDDDDDVITTSAPTLYERNRDKRPRHSYPQVVLHSSKYISQSEVHFPRRSSARLASRQRQQNVIPCSDGNDSSDDELSFL, from the coding sequence ATGGCGTCGAATCCCCCCCGCTCCCGTTCACGGTCGATACCACCGGCGACATCGAAATGGTGCAACCGAGTTTTACGACCCTTGACTTCGGCAATCCTACGCCTCGAGAAGTATTGGAAGTCTGCCTCCATTCAACCGCATGAAATTACGCACAGTATATCAGAGGAGTCCCAGGGGGTCACGTCGAAGTCACGCAACGACGGCGGCCGAGCTAGTGGTTGCGGCGAAACCTCAGACTCGGAGACAGGGAAGGACGATCCGACGTGGGTTCCAAGAAATGCCGTGCGCAAGCGTGTTAAGCATAAATATTCTGGCCGCAGGGAAAGTTTGAATAGCATCGCAAGAGCCCGATCGAGGGTTGTTGTTCGGAGTCCTGAGAGGGAGAGATTACAGCCCGGAGCCTTTACTATTGCAACCCCGTTGATTTCCGGAAGCAAAAGCAGATACATTGAGCAAGATTTTCGCGATGAAACTACTATACACACGGCGGAAACGCGACTAAATCCGGCTGGCTCTTCAGCTTCTGTTAAGTCTAAGCCCACTCATAATGAGTTTCCGATTGATATTCCCCCTACTGATAAAGACGTATATGGGGACCCTTCGTATTTTTCGATTGTTGGAGGAGTTGTTTATGCTTTTGACACATTTCTTAAGATTACTGCGATAGATGACGCAAAACCTACGTCCAAGAGAGTCCCCTCCTTGCTTTCTATGGCCCTCAACAAGACATCGGAATATATTCTGCAGGAGCAGGATCGTTTAGATAACGACGAAGAGAACGACGAAGATATAGATGTGGCAGATGTCATCTTCACAGACTTAGAAGATACTTATACCTCGACCAACAAAGGGTGGAGACCCTTGAGAACGCTTGTCCGCGCACATGGTATTCGTCTAGTTTGCGAAACTATCCGAAAGAGATGGATACATGCGCAACTTGCCCGATACTTTGTTTTGAAAGCTCTTGAAATTCCTGCGAATCATGCTGCTGAAGAGCTTCTTGGAGTTATACATTATATTACTCCGGCAATGCCGCCTCCAAAATCGCTTGATAGCGTGCTGCTTTCCGAACAAAAACAACTCTGGCCGTTAGCGGGTTACATGAGGAGGTCGTGCAGTTTGGCAGTTTTCTTTCGCGAAATCTCTTCGTTGCTAATTCGCGGAGCTCTACCTGCGGAGTGGATGGCAACAAGTTCAATGAAGTCCTACGTGATTGACGCCATGCAATCCGTCATCTCGAACGATGAGCATTTGGCAGCCTCAGTTAAATTTCTTACAGCTGTTGTGCAGGCTTCTTTAGGACTGGTTAAGCCTAAAGGCCCTTCACCGCTAGGCCTCAGCCCGAACACACTCAACAAGTCCGCCCTAGCCTCTAAATCAATCCGAGGCGGCTTACGTTCGGGAAAGGAAGCCACAAGCTGGCAGATGCCTATCAACGAGGAAGTTATACCCGAGGCCTTGAATAATACTATTTGCAGTATATTTACAGTTCTTTGCAGCGTGCATGTTGCTCGCTTTGGGAGTGGAGCGCTCACCAAGTCTCCTATGTGGCATATTATCACTCATGTAACCTCTGTCGTGCAGAGATATTTAGAAGAAAATGTACATGAAACAAAAGATGATTATAAGGGCCATGAAATCCGAATTGGATATGCTCTAGTTACGCAATACTTGCTGGAGCATTTGGAATCTACAGCGGATTCTCTACGGGATAGGTCGAGGGCGAGATCTTCCCCACTCTTTTTGGATAGCGTTGAACATTTTATTCGTTTCAGCCCCAACCGAAAAGAGCTCCTGACAGCGTTATCGGGGCTGTTTCTTCAGGTGGCGCGTTGTCTTGGGAGAGCACGAGGAAGAAATAGCTTCGACGTAGTCAAGTCGCTGACCAGACTTTTCACGTCGACAGACTTGAGGCGCTACCCAACATTTCGTGCTGCTCTCGCTAAGGTAGCAGTAGAGGTAGCACTCAATTTTGCTGAATACACTTGTTTACGGGAGCACCACGAGTGGGCTGCTgagcttcaagaagaagtGGCCGAATCTGATCTGGGCACGCTTGACCACAGGGTGGAGCCTCTCACTCCTTCATTATGCCTGAAGACAACCGGGTTTAGGTGGGAAGATGGGATTGGGGAGTGGGTTGCGAAAACTCCGTGTGCGAAACGTAACGTCACGAGTCGTGGGAGCTCAGTAAAGGCCCACCAACAGGCAAGATTGACGAGTGAGAAGACAGACTCATCATCCACTGCGGATGGTGATAGTGACTCTGGATGGGGTAGTGCCGGCGACGATAAATCCTCTATTGATGAATTCGATTCCAGCGTCACGTCAAACTTCTCACCTCCGCCATTTCCACGGAAAAGGAAGTTTGGCTCAGACGAAAGCGAATTTGAGGATAGTGCAGTCTCCGACACGACATCCGCTTATCGAATGAGACGATGGCGGGATACAAGTCACAGCACGTGGAATAGTCGTTATGATAATGTTATCAACGCAAAGGCCCATGGTCCAACGACAAGAAATCAACGTGCGCCTCAAGACGAAAGGAGACCCAATAACAAAAGGTCAACGAAGGCAATTTCCATTGCTATCGCCGTTGAGCTACCTTCAGCCGTTCCGCGAAAGAGCAGCGACTTTGAAGTCGTAATTCACACAAATGACTTCAAAGGCGGCGCGGAGTCAGTTTCAACGGGAGATAGTAACAGCGGAGAGATGgtcgatgatgatgatgacgttATAACGACCAGTGCTCCAACTCTTTATGAGCGTAATCGAGACAAGAGACCCCGCCATTCATATCCGCAAGTGGTATTGCATTCTTCCAAGTATATATCACAATCCGAAGTCCATTTTCCTCGTCGTTCTTCTGCTAGATTAGCGAGTCGACAACGGCAACAAAACGTCATCCCCTGTTCGGATGGTAATGACTCTAGCGATGACGAATTAAGTTTTCTCTAG
- the CLU1 gene encoding Intracellular distribution of mitochondria (EggNog:ENOG410PG8Z~COG:S~BUSCO:571at33183), with protein sequence MEQNNGTTEHPKEVLDQTNPSNEVTGVPNGNHAEGEGDQHAGEAPGLFQITVKLPHEPYKIQVMVSNQEQVQDVRQSIVELPGTFQYTSFHLEHNGERINDYVELSEVKDLKPDAEIVLVEDPYTEKEARMHLVRIRELIGASGDRVDNLHGICAGLSLHDSVAAGEQLSDDIPSREENSANGTAEHALVGYEVPGPADLRTILPRKQAPFPKTVKSISLSPWNPPPYHLRQKGHLLYLQVTTNEGEQYQITSHVSGFFVNKCSNSKFDPFPRAAPKNYSAHSLLTLISLVSPSFENSFKALQEANNKKDLLTTFPFQNSIPHNPWLVPPTSSPATAHQSDITRPQENYLIAGVDNSETLRDWNEEFQTTRELPRDTVQDKVFRERLTSKLFADYNDAAARGAVLVARGEVAPLNPTEGRDAQIFVYNNIFFSFGADGVGTFASEGGDEAARVAVAKDVMGVKAVNQLDIAGLFTPGTMVIDYLGKRVVGQSIVPGIFKQREPGEHQIDYGGVDGKDVIAKHEAFVPVFEKLSKALRVKKHPVWDKDGVRHELESSVETKGLLGTDGRKYVLDLYRITPLDVLWYEDSENHEPYPHRMSVLRLELVESYWRFKMGQYVKEEVEKRRKAKKEAEEKAEESKPNGEAADASENAESEKKETTSPDQERVDISDFKLALNPDVFSGQVPQTDEEKEEWARDEEEVRDACNYLRSKVLPELIQDLHDGDVGFPMDGQSLSQLLHKRGINVRYLGKLAALAKEKGARLQALTALMTQDMIARAFKHIANRYLRNLPSAFATSCIAHLLNCLLGTEVNSKPRAEIDESLREIYPEGDFSFEQVTPTALKEDIEKQIKIRYRFSLDADWTSSLRHLQLLRDISLKLGLQLGAKNYAFDRSQLKNQDHSPAANGTRTPEEGGKKKKKKGGDQASPRPAQSPAPAVTFVPDDILNIVPIVKDASPRSALSEEALEAGRISLMQNQKELGQELILESLSLHEQIYGILHPEVAKLYHQLSMLYYQSDDKDAAVELARKAVIVTERTMGVDSADAILSYLNLSLFEHATGNTKVALVYIRHALELWKIIYGPNHPDSITTMNNAAVMLQHLKLYPDSRKWFEASLTVCEELFGRQSVNTATILFQLAQALALDQDSKAAVNRMRDAYNIFLNELGPEDRNTKEAESWLEQLTQNAVYIAKHAKDIQARRRRLANLPTRLGTKPQPQVGQTTSEMANAAEARGNASLDPRSIDELLKFIEGGESSAPRTKQKKRAAARNPKLRGSKQSTVKPSS encoded by the exons ATGGAGCAGAACAATGGAACTACTGAACACCCAAAGG AGGTGTTGGACCAAACCAATCCTTCGAACGAGGTGACCGGAGTTCCAAATGGAAACCATGCAGAAGGCGAAGGTGATCAACATGCAGGAG AAGCACCGGGGCTTTTCCAGATCACCGTGAAGCTGCCTCATGAACCCTATAAGATCCAGGTCATG GTATCGAACCAGGAACAGGTTCAGGATGTGCGCCAATCCATCGTCGAGCTACCCGGGACCTTCCAGTATACAAGCTTTCACTTGGAACATAATGGCGAGAGAATAAATGACTATGTCGAGCTTTCTGAGGTCAAAGACCTCAAGCCCGATGCCGAAATAGTCTTGGTGGAGGACCCATATACCGAGAAGGAGGCTCGAATGCACCTTGTGCGGATCAGGGAACTGATCGGTGCTTCCGGAGATCGGGTCGATAATTTGCACGGAATTTGTGCAGGTTTGTCCCTCCACGATTCCGTTGCTGCCGGCGAGCAACTGTCGGACGATATTCCCTCAAGGGAGGAGAACTCCGCCAATGGTACTGCGGAACATGCTCTCGTTGGCTATGAGGTTCCTGGCCCTGCAGACCTTCGAACCATTCTCCCCCGAAAGCAGGCCCCATTTCCTAAGACCGTCAAATCCATCTCCCTTTCCCCCTGGAACCCTCCACCATACCATCTCCGCCAAAAAGGACACTTGCTCTATCTTCAGGTCACGACAAACGAGGGCGAGCAGTACCAGATCACCTCTCATGTCTCTGGGTTCTTCGTCAACAAGTGCTCTAATAGCAAATTCGACCCGTTCCCCCGAGCAGCTCCCAAGAATTATAGCGCCCATTCGCTACTTACCTTAATCTCCCTCGTCTCCCCGTCTTTCGAGAATTCTTTCAAGGCCCTACAAGAGGCCAATAACAAAAAGGATCTTTTGACCACATTCCCCTTCCAGAATTCGATACCACACAACCCGTGGCTCGTCCCTCCAACTTCTAGCCCTGCAACTGCTCATCAGTCAGACATTACAAGGCCACAAGAGAACTATTTGATTGCCGGTGTCGATAACTCTGAGACCCTTAGAGACTGGAATGAGGAGTTCCAGACGACGCGAGAGCTTCCTCGTGACACTGTGCAGGACAAGGTATTCAGGGAAAGATTGACTTCAAAGCTATTCGCGGATTATAATGACGCTGCGGCTCGGGGAGCGGTTTTGGTCGCTCGTGGCGAAGTTGCTCCTCTGAACCCGACAGAGGGTAGAGATGCCCAGATCTTTGTCTacaataatatattcttctCTTTTGGGGCTGACGGAGTTGGAACCTTTGCATCTGAGGGCGGCGACGAAGCTGCTCGTGTTGCTGTGGCCAAGGATGTAATGGGTGTTAAGGCAGTCAACCAGCTTGACATTGCTGGCCTTTTCACTCCGGGCACCATGGTGATCGACTACCTTGGAAAACGTGTGGTCGGCCAGAGCATTGTTCCCGGTATCTTCAAACAGCGAGAGCCCGGAGAGCACCAGATCGACTATGGTGGTGTTGACGGCAAAGACGTCATTGCGAAACATGAGGCTTTCGTTCCAGTCTTTGAGAAGCTCTCCAAGGCACTGCGAGTGAAGAAGCACCCTGTCTGGGACAAAGATGGTGTTAGACATGAATTGGAGAGTAGCGTTGAGACGAAAGGGCTTCTTGGCACCGATGGACGGAAGTACGTTTTGGATCTGTATCGTATTACGCCATTGGATGTCCTGTGGTATGAGGATTCCGAAAACCACGAGCCGTACCCACATCGGATGTCAGTTCTTCGATTGGAGTTGGTCGAATCTTATTGGAGGTTTAAAATGGGCCAGTATGTCAAAGAGGAAGTTGAGAAACGCAGAAAGGCCAAGAAAGAGGCTGAAGAGAAAGCCGAGGAAAGCAAGCCGAATGGAGAGGCTGCCGACGCATCTGAGAATGCTGAGTCCGAGAAGAAGGAAACCACTTCTCCAGACCAAGAGCGAGTTGACATCTCTGACTTCAAGCTTGCTCTGAACCCTGATGTTTTTAGTGGCCAAGTACCACAAACTGATGAGGAGAAAGAAGAGTGGGCACGGGATGAGGAGGAGGTTCGTGATGCTTGTAACTACCTGAGATCCAAGGTGTTGCCTGAACTGATCCAAGACCTCCATGATGGCGATGTTGGATTCCCTATGGATGGACAATCCTTGAGCCAGCTTCTTCACAAGCGTGGTATCAACGTCAGATACCTCGGAAAGCTTGCAGCCTTGGCAAAGGAGAAGGGGGCTAGACTTCAGGCCTTGACCGCCCTTATGACTCAGGATATGATTGCCCGTGCATTCAAGCATATTGCTAATCGCTATCTTCGAAACCTCCCTTCGGCATTTGCCACTTCTTGCATTGCGCACCTGCTCAACTGCTTGCTTGGAACCGAAGTGAATTCCAAGCCTCGCGCAGAGATTGATGAATCTCTCCGTGAAATCTACCCTGAGGGTGACTTTTCTTTCGAACAGGTGACACCAACAGCGCTTAAAGAGGACATTGAGAAGCAAATCAAGATCCGTTACCGGTTCTCTCTTGATGCTGACTGGACTTCTTCTTTGAGACATCTTCAACTCCTCCGAGATATCTCTCTCAAACTTGGACTTCAGCTTGGCGCCAAGAATTACGCCTTTGATCGGTCTCAGCTTAAGAATCAAGATCACTCCCCAGCTGCGAATGGCACTCGGACCCCAGAGGAGGGaggcaagaagaaaaagaaaaagggcgGCGACCAGGCTTCTCCACGACCTGCGCAAAGTCCCGCTCCAGCTGTTACCTTTGTTCCAGATGATATCTTGAACATTGTTCCTATCGTCAAGGACGCATCGCCCAGAAGTGCGCTTTCTGAGGAGGCCCTCGAAGCGGGGCGCATTTCCCTGATGCAGAACCAGAAGGAACTGGGACAAGAGTTGATCTTGGAGTCTCTGTCTCTTCATGAACAGATCTACGGCATCCTCCACCCTGAGGTTGCTAAGCTTTACCACCAGCTTTCTATGCTCTACTATCAATCAGACGACAAAGACGCGGCTGTGGAACTTGCACGAAAAGCTGTTATTGTCACAGAGCGCACCATGGGAGTGGATTCTGCCGATGCCATCCTGAGTTACCTCAACCTCAGTCTGTTCGAGCACGCCACTGGAAACACCAAGGTTGCGTTGGTGTATATCCGACATGCATTGGAGCTGTGGAAGATCATTTATGGCCCCAACCACCCAGACTCTATCACCACGATGAACAATGCTGCCGTCATGCTTCAACACCTCAAGCTCTATCCCGACTCTCGGAAATGGTTCGAGGCATCACTCACCGTTTGCGAGGAGCTCTTCGGAAGACAGTCCGTCAACACGGCCACCATCTTGTTCCAGCTTGCCCAGGCTCTTGCTTTGGATCAAGACTCCAAAGCAGCCGTGAACCGGATGCGTGATGCGTATAATATTTTCCTGAATGAGCTTGGCCCCGAGGATCGCAACACGAAGGAGGCTGAGAGCTGGCTTGAGCAGCTCACCCAGAACGCTGTATATATCGCCAAGCACGCCAAAGACATCCAGGCCCGTCGACGCCGTCTGGCGAACCTGCCGACTCGTCTCGGTACCAAGCCCCAGCCGCAAGTTGGACAAACCACCTCAGAGATGGCCAATGCGGCGGAGGCTAGGGGCAACGCGTCCTTAGACCCCCGTAGTATCGATGAATTGTTGAAGTTCATCGAGGGTGGCGAGTCCAGTGCACCGCGCACTAAGCAGAAGAAGCGTGCTGCTGCCCGTAACCCCAAACTCCGGGGTTCGAAGCAATCAACCGTGAAGCCATCTTCCTAA
- a CDS encoding uncharacterized protein (EggNog:ENOG410PWBX~COG:S~TransMembrane:7 (i40-60o80-100i107-126o132-151i175-198o284-304i316-336o)~BUSCO:10697at33183): MGRKSTTTSTSGPSPRRRKTTTKAALPSPKEQKADSCMRSFLKFVAVTLSSLGLSTVLFSLSVPITRGDLAWTSKHLDSWVHVAALLGWRVLEIGALWALEYDARDVANFIGLINFPTYILLYAFYGLRPTTILTVAAITILSTTAPFLYFRRTNVIHTDCTAYDRPILTDRPTAVYTTFVATAIYTVILYISFATWLPSFLVTFFEGLPSVQAAHEGAKGLIPMFLSLLPAGSAVRDFLFVSSIGQPHAEDSGPAYEERDGELFVTSLYRRFWVTLSVKRKTLIARTALLATIILANTVVQLVGTISGVEMKGAMGWAMIWMAATVANGLMYGWIDAADGLDGMDSQVSRR; this comes from the exons ATGGGCCGCAAATCAACGACAACATCCACGAGTGGCCCGAGCCCTCGAAGACGCAAAACCACCACCAAGGCCGCATTGCCATCGCCAAAAGAGCAGAAGGCGGATTCTTGCATGCGCTCATTTCTTAAATTTGTGGCTGTGACGCTTAGCAGCCTTGGTCTCAGCACGGTGCTCTTTTCACTGAGTGTGCCAATCACACGGGGGGATCTAGCGTGGACGAGCAAGCATCTGGATTCGTGGGTACATGTTGCGGCGCTGTTGGGATGGAGGGTTCTAGAGATTGGTGCCTTGTGGGCATTGGAATATGATG CTCGAGATGTCGCCAACTTCATTGGACTTATCAATTTTCCCACTTACATTCTGCTCTATGCCTTCTATGGCCTACGACCAACAACGATCCTCACTGTCGCCGCGATAACCATACTTTCAACCACCGCACCATTTCTTTACTTCCGGCGCACCAACGTCATCCACACGGACTGCACTGCATACGACCGTCCTATCCTCACCGACCGTCCAACTGCAGTCTACACCACGTTCGTCGCAACAGCTATTTACACGGTCATCCTCTACATTAGCTTTGCGACGTGGCTACCTTCATTCCTGGTCACATTCTTCGAGGGTCTACCTAGCGTACAAGCCGCGCACGAAGGTGCGAAGGGTCTTATTCCGATGTTCCTTAGCCTCTTGCCCGCCGGCTCCGCGGTGCGGGACTTCCTATTTGTGAGCTCTATCGGCCAGCCTCATGCCGAGGATTCGGGCCCGGCGTACGAGGAGCGCGATGGGGAATTGTTCGTAACATCCCTGTACCGAAGGTTCTGGGTGACGCTCTCCGTGAAAAGGAAGACCTTGATTGCGCGAACGGCGCTTTTGGCGACGATTATCTTGGCGAATACTGTGGTGCAGCTTGTGGGTACGATCAGTGGGGTGGAGATGAAGGGAGCGATGGGGTGGGCTATGATCTGGATGGCTGCTACTGTCGCGAATGGACTAATGTACGGATGGATCGATGCTGCGGATGGGCTGGATGGTATGGATTCTCAGGTGTCGCGGAGATGA